The segment ACGCCTCGCCAATGTCTACTTCGATGGGCAGGTCACCAGCCGGGCAGTCACCCTGCCGGACGGAGAGCAGAAGACTCTGGGCATCATGCTGCCGGGCGAATATCGATTCAATACCGCCAGCAAGGAATTGATGGAGATCCAGTGTGGCGAGGTTGAAGTTCGACTCGACGGCCAGGAACAGTGGCAAACCTACGGCGACGAGACCAGTTTCGAAGTGCCGGCCAGTTCGGCATTCGATATCCGGGTCAAGTCCGTTACCGACTACTGTTGCTCCTACCTGGATTAAGCCGGCTCCCAACAACTCACACAACCTTCAAACTCTCCAACTCCCTGACTCTCAAAAAAGGCTCGGCACAGTGGCACCCTCCTCCCCACCAATCAGCCGGTTTCCGATACCGGACCTCCAGACTCTGGACAGTGATATCCGCGACCGGATTCTTGCTGTACAGGAAAAATCCGGTTTTGTACCGAACGTATTCCTGGCACTGGCCCATCGTCCTGACGAGTTTCGTGCGTTCTTCGCCTATCACGATGCCCTGATGGAAAAAGAATCGGGGCTCAGCAAGGGCGAGCGGGAGATGATTGTAGTAACCACCTCGGGTCTGAACCAGTGCATTTACTGCGTGGTGGCCCACGGGGCGATCCTGAGAATCCGGGAAAAAAATACCCAGCTCGCAGATCAGCTGGCCACTAACTACCGCAAAGCCGACATCACCTCCCGGCAGAAGGCCATGCTGGATTTCGCCGTCAAGGTTTCCCGCAACGCCTATGAAGTGAGCGATGCGGATTATGAAACCCTGCATCACCACGGGTTCAGCGACGAGGATATCTGGGACATCGGCGCCATTGCGGCGTTTTTTGCCCTTTCCAATCGCATGGCAAACCTTACGTCCATGCGACCCAACGACGAATTTTATCTGTTAGGCCGCCAGCAACAGGCCAGCAGCAGTTAACAATCATTTATCGAGAACCACCAACGCATGCGTAAATCCCAACAACAACTCGCAAAACCAGCCACGATTTGCAGCCTGATACTGATATCCCTGACTGCCTGCACGCCCAGCCCTGCAGTCGATCAGCAGGCCCTGGCGGCTGAAGCAGGGGCAATCAGCCAGCGTTTCGTGGGCACTCTGCTGCCAACGCTTCAGCAAGCGTTGCAGAATGGCGGACCGGCCGCAGCCATCGAGGTGTGTTCCGTGCAGGCCCCGGCCATAGCCTCCGCCCTCAGTGAAGAAACCGGCTGGCAGGTCGGCCGGGTCAGCCTGAAGGCAAGAAACCGCAGCCTCGCCACCCCGGACAGCTGGGAAAGTGCCAGGCTGGAAGAGTTCGATCAGCGCCAGCGGGACGGCGAAGCCGGCCCGGATATCAACACGGCTGCGATAGTTGCTGGAGAATTCCGCTACCTGCAGGCGCAACCGGTCATGCCCCTGTGCCTGAACTGCCATGGTTCTGACCTGTCGCCTGAAGTCAGAAACGCTCTTCAGGTGCACTACCCCGACGATCTTGCCACCGGCTACAGTTCGGGCGAGATCCGTGGCGCCATCAGCTTACGCAAGTCTTTGGAATAATCTGCCAATGTACTGTTAGTACTGGAGAAATCAAAATGAATAAAATATTGCAGACCACGCTGATTGTCGTACTGTTGTTTACATCGTCAATCCTGTCCGCGGACCGGCAGGCTTTGGACGACGAACGTAATGTCGAAGACTCACGGATCCAACACCGCCAATACACATTTCCACCCACCGGCGAGAGCATACCCTATGCGCTGTTCGTTCCTGGCAGCTATAACGAAAGTGACCCGGCTCCTTTAATAGTCTCCCTGCACGGACTCGGCCGCAGTCACGACTGGCTGATGGGATATCATGGCCTGCTGGAGGAAGCTGAAGCTGGTGGCTTTATCGTGGTAACTCCCCTGGGCTATACACGCCGCGGCTGGTATGGTTCACGACCTACCGAAGACCCCCTGGATGGGCAGTACAGCGAAAGAGATGTCATGGAAGTGCTGGGGTTGGTCCGTGAAGAATTCAATGTCGACAGCAACCGCATCTACCTGTGGGGCCACTCGATGGGCGGCGCCGGCACCTACCACATCGCCTCCCGGCATCCGGAGCTGTTTGCCGGGCTGGGAGTCGCGGCCCCCGCCACGCCGGAACCCGCTACCGCAATCGAAGTGCTGGAGAAGATCCGGCACCTGCCTGTCCTGGTATTACACGGGGACAACGATCAGACCGTGCCCGTCGAGCTTACCCGCCGCTGGGTCGCTACCATGAGGGAACTGGGCATGCAGCACATCTACATAGAGATAAGTGGTGGCGACCATTCACTGCTGATTTCCCAGGACGATGAAAACATGAAGAAGTTTACCGACTTTTTTACTATTACGAGGAAAGCCTATTAGCAGGCCGCTAAAAGACTTTCGAGTTGCAAAACCTGTGGACGGCCTTGCAGTGTAACGCCATACGGTGCGACTGGAAGTTGCAGGTTTATTTTTACTGCTAACAACAGGTAATAATGTAACACTACACTAACACTTTGCGGATTCTGACAATTGGTTTCTAACAATCGTTTTCTAACAACAGACCCATGCAATCAGCCCCTTCAGCAAAACCACTTCATCGGAGGACAACCATGTTAAGAACAATAACGGTCATTTCCACGGTACTTCTGTCCACGGCAAGCTACGGCCAGACTGCGCAGGAAATCCTTGAGGAAGTCATAGAGAGGGATCTGGCTCGCAAGCAATCGGTGCAGAACTACATCGTCAACCAGTCCACCCTTGGCCAGCCGATGCTTCTTTATTATGAGAAGGTTCAGCGTGACCTGGGTAATGGCGAGACATTTGAAACGTTCAGACTGGTGCCTCCCAACGAGATTTCCGAACGTCAGAATACCGGCAACATGACGCTGTCTCCAGATGACATGGAGGTATACGCCATGGGCCTGGAACAACTCGGCGCCGGATTGAGTCAGGAAATGGCCAATTCCGGCCTGCCGGTATCCAGCCTCATGGTGCCAGGCTCCTACGATGAACCCTGGGCGTCCCCTGACCCGCGGGTTATGACCGGCAGTATGGCTCTGTTCATGCGCGCAGCTGCGGCAGGCGAAAGAGATCGTCTTGAAAATGGTGTCGACACCGATGTGGCTTCCAATGCAGAGCAGATGCGTCAGTTGATGGCCACTGCCGAACTGGTGGGGAGTGAAGCAGTAAACGGTCTCCCGGCCTTCCACATTCAGGCCAACGATGTGAACTACAGTCAGACCACCAACGGCGACGGTGAATTTATCATAGACACTGTCAGCGTCTGGATAGACGAGGAGAATTACGTTCCCCTGCGCGTGCGCATGGATGGTGTGGCCAATATGGACGGCCAGCCCCAGGACATGTTTATAGAAATGTTGAGCCTGGATTACGAGCAGATTGGCCCTCTCTACGAATCCACCAGACAGGTGATGCGGATGGGCGGTATTCTGACCCCGGAACAGGAGGCGCAGATGGCAGAGGCCCAGCAGCAGATGCAACAGATGGAGCAACAGTTAGCCCAACTGTCAGGCCCGGAACGGCAGATGATGGAGAACATGCTGGGCCCCCAGATGGAAATGATGCGGCAGCTGGTCAATAACGGTGCCATAGAGGTCCAGACTCAGATCCATCGTATCCGCGTCAACGCCGGCCTGCCGGATCAGCTGGAACTGGCCTCCTCGCCGTTCGGCCTGGTAACCGGCTTTCCAGCCGGCGGCACACCAGGGAGCGGCTCACCTGCCCAGGCCAGCGCGGCACCACAGGTTGACCCGGCCGAGCAGCAGGCCTGTCTGCAGGAGAAAATCGAAGCAGCCCAGGCGGCGCAACCCCGTCGGCGCGGTTTCGGCGGCCTGCTGGGCGGCATCGGCCAGGCAGTGAGCCAGCTGGGTAATCTGGATATTGCCGGTCTGGCCAGCAGCCTCTATGAGCCAGGAGCCAGCGACGAAGACATCGAGGAACGGGCCAGAGAACTTGGCCTGTCAGAGGACGATATCGCCGAATGCCGGGCACCCCGGGCAGCAGAGTCCGCCGCACCCGCGTTGGACTTCTGATAAACCAAAGCCAGGCAGTGAATTCTGCCTGGCTTATTGTCTACCCGGTTATCAAAAAGCGATGGCCTGGGCACGGCAACAACCTACAAAGCGAGTACCGGGGCCACTGGTGAACTGATTCAGCAACAATCCGCGACACGAGCCGGTGCTTCCCTCCCGACAAACCCGGGGGTTCGCCAGCCAGTCTGACTTTAAAGAGGGAAAGCTGTGCCTTGCCTGGCGTAACGAGAATAGAAACGGCATTGCACTTCTCTACCGCAACACCTTTACCACAAGAGCAGATAAACCAGCAGATTCCAGGCCAGAATAGAAAACCCGGCAATCAGTTCCAGCCGCCTGGGCATCCCAAGCGGCAGAGCGGCGGGGTAGCCTATTGCTCGCCAGATTTCAGCCTGGCGTCCAGACTCCAGTGGCCCCCGCCCAGACCCGCCGCTACCAGCAGCCCGGCCATTATCGCCATATTCTTGACGAAATTCTGAGTCTCGTGACTGGTCTGCAGTCCCGGCTCCATAGTCCAGAAATCATGCATGACAATACTGATTACGAGGGTGAGTCCCGCCAATAGGAAAGCGATAAGCCTGGTCTGGAAACCCGCGACCATTGCCAGTCCGCCGCCGACCTGGAGGATAATTGTCAGCACCAGGAAGAATGGTATGAGGACCATACCGTGGTCGGCCATATACTGGCTGTTACCGGAAAAATCAGTGATCTTGTTTATACCTGGGAGGATGAAGTAGATACCCAGCAGAACCCTGCCGGCGGCGGACATCAGGTTTTCAAACGGTTGTTGTAAATTACCCATAGTTATTGCCTCTCGATAGAAAAACCTAGTAAACCCCGGGCCGAACTGCGCTGAGGAATCTTGATTAAAGCAGCCTTTACGATCAGAGACCCCTGATTCAGGCATCTCATATAAAGCTGTCCGTGTTCCAAGGTTGTGTGATTCAGATATCGATTAAAATATCTTCGTTTAAGATGCCTGAAGTGCCGGTCTCTCTGGTTAATGACCTTAATGCTCTGCAGTGATCTTACGAGCGCCACGGCAATTGTGCAGCAGCCCCCCTAGATCAGCTGTATAATTTCGCCGACATCTGGAAACCTGCCCTGCTGGAATTTCGAAAAGACCAGCTCACCATCACAACGCACATCGAAGACACCACGGCTCCCTGGTGTCAGCTTCACGTTGGCGTCTGTTACCTCTCTTATCTCAGCCGACACACGGTCAGCCTGGGGAAGGTAGTTTCAGGCGCTGCAATAAAGAATCTCAACTTCCATCGTAGCTCTCTTGAAAAAGTCAGCTTTCGGCAAAAGAGGCAATCCACTGGTAATCAACCGGTTGACCCAGATCGATGTTTGCCACCTTTCCCTGCAGTGGGTACTTCAGGCCTGTGGCGCAATTGAACAACACCACCTTTTCATCCCTGGCTATGCGGCCGCTGGATAACTCCTGCTTGAGAGCCGCCAGTGTCGCGGCGCCTTCAGGACACAGCAGAATGCCCTCTTTTCTGGCACACTGACGCTGTGCCTCCATGATCGCTGCGTCGCTGACCGCAACCGCAAAACCCTCGCTCTCGCGAATGGCGTCGAGTATCAGAAAGTCGCCTACCGCGACTGGAACCCGGATACCAGCGGCAACGGTTGCGGCGTTCTGCCACAACTCGGCGTGTCTTGTCCCCTCCTCGTAGGCTTTGACGATAGGCGCGCAACCTTCCGCCTGCACGGCAACCATGCGCGGGCGCCTGCTGCCAATCCAGCCAATGGCCTCCAGTTCAGAAAAGGCTTTCCACATACCGATCAGGCCCGTGCCACCACCCGTCGGGTAAAGAATTACGTCTGGCACCTCCCACTCGAGCTGCTCGGCCAGCTCCAGGCCCATCGTTTTCTTGCCCTCAATCCGATAAGGTTCTTTCAGCGTCGAGGTATCAAACCAGCCCATCGCCTGCTTGCCCTCTCCCACGATCCGGCCGCAATCGTTGATCAGGCCATTGACCAGGAAGGTATGCGCGCCGAGGTAAGCGATCTCATCGATATTGACCTGGGGTGTATCCTCAGGGCAGAAAACAAAGGATTCGATACCCGCCGCGGCGCAGTATGCTGCCAGCGCCGCGCCGGCATTTCCATTGGTCGGCATGGCCATGCGTTGCACGCCCAGCTCCTTGGCCATGGATACCGCCAGGGCCAGCCCCCGGGCCTTGAAAGAACCGGTAGGCAGGCGGCCTTCATCCTTGATAAGTATCTCACCACAGCCAAGTGATGCCCGGAGCCGGTCTGCCGGCAACAGGGGCGTCATGACTTCGCCCAGGCGAATGACATGCTGCGACTGGCGAACCGGCAGGAATTCCCGGTAGCGCCAGAATTCCGGCAGGCGCTCCCGCAACGCGGCTTTGCTGACCGAGCGACCCAAAGCATCAAGATCGTACCGGACCAGTAGCGGCTTGCCGGCCTCGGACAGGCCGTGCAGTTGATCAGCCGGATAAGTCTGCCCCGTATAACCACACTCGAGATGGGAAACGAAAGTGGGAAATTCTTCGGTCAAATCAGGTGTCCTCATCCGCTAAAGGGTAACTGTTTGTTGTCTGTGTAATGGTCGGGTTGCAGGCCGATAACCTCTGTAAGGCCAGGAACTCAGCATACTGACTCCCCGTTCACGAACCCGAAGGCACCGGTTTGCTGCTCCGATACCACTTTCGAGTCTCTCCGGGTGCTTTTCCTGCTGTGTCAACTGGTACCCTTTCAAAGGCGTCTTTTGCTGGTGCCAGGCGCTACTTCAGCAGGGCAAAGAACTCCCTTAAGCGTGCTGCATTCTTGCCCACATCACTGACGCCGACGCGGGACAGGGAACGGGCATTCAGCACTGTTTCGTTCCCCTCGCGGGTAATGTAAATAACCACATCGTCCTTGAAGCGAAACCAGAAGGTAGTGTCTGTTGCTTCAATACGACCCTCGTCGCGGACCGCCGCCACGATATCCCAGCCCAGACTCTCGGCCGCTTCCACAGCCCGGGTGAAAATTACATCGACCGATTCGCTGAATCGCTGCGGCACGATATCGGGGTAAGCTTCCTGTTGCAGCTGTGCCAGCAGTGCGGGAGTCAACTCTGTCTCACTGTTGAGTCTGCCACTGCCGTATTCCATGGAATTGGCCGCATCGGCCCGCAGCGGCGCAATGGCCACATACTCCGGAGGGTTCACCGTATCAGTGGTGATATCGTGGATTGGCGGGGTCCCCTCGGGTGGACGAAAGCTTTCCGGCACGAAGTACGCCAGGGCCGCGACCACGGTACCGGACAAAGCGAGGATTGCCAGACGCTTGCTGTTGCCCCATTTGAATCCCAGCGCACCGGCAAAGGCCAGCACGGTGACCACCAGCCCGGCGATTGCCACCTGATCCGCTATGGGATTAACCCGGCGCAGAATGTCGAACCCGGACCTGAAATCGGTCATACCGAGCCACACCCCCAGAGGGCCGGACAGCGCGTACAAGCCCAAGCCGATGCCCGCGGCTGCGGCCAGTACGGCCAGTATATTGATAACCTTGGCGGTAGTGCCCAGTGTACCCTGACTGTCGCTCACTGATTTTCTCCCCTGACTGTATTGAATTTGTTGTGCATGGAATCGTTCTGCAGTCAGCCTCTCAGGCGACTGAACCGCCATGATTACCGGCCGTTGACACACCACAGGCTGATCAAATACCACTAAGATTCCGATCAAATGCTGACCAAAAGGAGCTTACCAGACCAAAGGCAGCAGGCGCTATCTAATATCAGATGGCCCGGCAAGCACCCAGACAGACAGCATAGACCGGGCCGCTCTCCCCGTACCCCGGCCACGGGAAATGCCGGACACCTGTGGACGGCGCAGTCCACTGCCGCTATGCTGACCAGACAGAACAACAACACTCCAGGGGCTCAAGGAGACTGATAATGAAAAAGCTTACCATCCCTCTATTTTTACTGGTCCTGAGCTGGGTTCCTCACACGCTTGCCCAGCTCGCCGTGCCTAACGCTGAAGGCCTCACCTACGGCCACGTGCATTTGAATGTCAGCGATGTGGCCCTGCATCAGAGGTTATGGGCCGACCTCTTCGACGCCGAGATCGTGCAGAAAGGCCCCCTGACCGCGATCAAGTTCCCCAACATGATAATTCTGTTGCGCGAGAATCCACCGACCATGGGATCCCGTGAAACCGTGATGGACCACTTTGGCTTCAAGGTTCGTGATATCGAGGACTTTCTGGCCAAGTGGCGCGCCGCCGGCTACGAAGTAGAGAGCGAGTTCATCGGCGCCGAAGGACAAAAGAACGCCTATGTCATGATGCCGGATGATGTTTACGTGGAATTACAGGAAGACCAGTCTCTGCATGTGGAGGTCATGGGTTACCACATTCATTACTTTACCGATCAATATGAAGAACTGTTGAAATGGTACACCGATGTCTTCGACATAGAGGTGAGGCCACGGGGACGCATAGAAACCACCACCAACACGCCCGGCATGAACCTGAGCTTCGGAAATTCCCGCACCCCCCGTGCCGGCACACAGGGCGCCGCCATTGATCACATCGGCTTCGAAGTAGAGGACCTGGACGCCTTCGCTGCCAGGCTGGCTGCCAAGGGCATTGAGCTGGACGCTCCGATACGGGAAATCGCCAGCATAGGGTTGAAGATCGCTTTCCTCACCGACCCCCAGGGCGTCTACATCGAACTGACCGAAGGGCTGGATAACTACTAGGGGAGTCAATAATTGGGTAATAATTGGGGTCAGAGTAAAAATACAGTACTGTATTTTTTCTCTGACCCCAATTATTCTCATCTGTCTCAGACCTACTCCAGATCAGCCCGGTTGCGAATCCAGAACAATTCATCCTTCTGCTCACGGGTCAGCGTGATATCCACAAACAAGGTGCGGTTCGGCTGAAAAAACTCCCTTACCTGCGCCGGGGTTAATACCATCTCACCAATATCCTGATCCCCGAAGGTCCGGTAGCCGACCAGGTTGTTGTCATCGCCCAGGTCGGGCATGGCGGACAGGCTGATGCAAAGGTTCTTGTTGTGTTTGTTCAGCACTTCATTCAATCGATCGGTATTGATCAGAAAGCTGCGAAAGGCGGCATTGTCGCCATAGGCATGTACCTTTCGAATAGCCTTTTTGTTGAAGTCCTCAGCAAGCTCGTCTTTATCTCCGGCATCGGTGTCGTGATAAAACTCAAGCACATAATCCTGCACTTCAAAGCCCTGATCGTCGTGTACATGAAACACTGTGTTCTGGAAGCCGTGCTTGTAGTCCCTGGATTCCTCTGCGTATTTCTTCATTACTTTATTCGTGTTGCTGGTACACGCATCCACCCAGCGATCAAAATCTTCCGCATTAGTGATCCCCAGAGCCTCCACGATGGCGTTCAGAACCGACTTCCTGGCAGTCGCGTTGTCGTCCTTATAGGCCACTGTAGAGTGGGTACAGTCATCAACCACCAGAAACGCAGTCTTTCCCTTTGAGTCCTTAATGGCTTTAACCTTGGGCTTGCGGTCACCGGAGGGAAAGTGGATATCAACCCTGGCACAATTCAGGTTTGCCGTACTCACATACACGGTGCCGTCACTACCCGGTTCATTGGCGATCGATTTGATGCCTTTGTAGCCGGTGTTGCCAACGATCACCGTAGTTCGCACGCCGGTCGCGGAAAACAGGTTGTTGGTGAAGCGATCCCTTTCAGCCAGCCTCCAGCTATAGGGACTGGCCATCTCAAGTGCCTTGAGAATGTGAGTGCCCGTGTTGAACCGCTTTTTCGATTTGAACCCTTTGAATACACGGCCATAAAAGGCTCGCCCCTTGTGTGCCAGTGGCGAGCCAATGTTGGCAGGCGCGAGCATAATCAGGTTATTAACCGGCGGCTTCAGAGATCTGATGGCGTATT is part of the Gammaproteobacteria bacterium genome and harbors:
- a CDS encoding VOC family protein → MKKLTIPLFLLVLSWVPHTLAQLAVPNAEGLTYGHVHLNVSDVALHQRLWADLFDAEIVQKGPLTAIKFPNMIILLRENPPTMGSRETVMDHFGFKVRDIEDFLAKWRAAGYEVESEFIGAEGQKNAYVMMPDDVYVELQEDQSLHVEVMGYHIHYFTDQYEELLKWYTDVFDIEVRPRGRIETTTNTPGMNLSFGNSRTPRAGTQGAAIDHIGFEVEDLDAFAARLAAKGIELDAPIREIASIGLKIAFLTDPQGVYIELTEGLDNY
- a CDS encoding threonine synthase, translated to MRTPDLTEEFPTFVSHLECGYTGQTYPADQLHGLSEAGKPLLVRYDLDALGRSVSKAALRERLPEFWRYREFLPVRQSQHVIRLGEVMTPLLPADRLRASLGCGEILIKDEGRLPTGSFKARGLALAVSMAKELGVQRMAMPTNGNAGAALAAYCAAAGIESFVFCPEDTPQVNIDEIAYLGAHTFLVNGLINDCGRIVGEGKQAMGWFDTSTLKEPYRIEGKKTMGLELAEQLEWEVPDVILYPTGGGTGLIGMWKAFSELEAIGWIGSRRPRMVAVQAEGCAPIVKAYEEGTRHAELWQNAATVAAGIRVPVAVGDFLILDAIRESEGFAVAVSDAAIMEAQRQCARKEGILLCPEGAATLAALKQELSSGRIARDEKVVLFNCATGLKYPLQGKVANIDLGQPVDYQWIASFAES
- a CDS encoding alpha/beta fold hydrolase is translated as MNKILQTTLIVVLLFTSSILSADRQALDDERNVEDSRIQHRQYTFPPTGESIPYALFVPGSYNESDPAPLIVSLHGLGRSHDWLMGYHGLLEEAEAGGFIVVTPLGYTRRGWYGSRPTEDPLDGQYSERDVMEVLGLVREEFNVDSNRIYLWGHSMGGAGTYHIASRHPELFAGLGVAAPATPEPATAIEVLEKIRHLPVLVLHGDNDQTVPVELTRRWVATMRELGMQHIYIEISGGDHSLLISQDDENMKKFTDFFTITRKAY
- a CDS encoding DUF1499 domain-containing protein, which gives rise to MSDSQGTLGTTAKVINILAVLAAAAGIGLGLYALSGPLGVWLGMTDFRSGFDILRRVNPIADQVAIAGLVVTVLAFAGALGFKWGNSKRLAILALSGTVVAALAYFVPESFRPPEGTPPIHDITTDTVNPPEYVAIAPLRADAANSMEYGSGRLNSETELTPALLAQLQQEAYPDIVPQRFSESVDVIFTRAVEAAESLGWDIVAAVRDEGRIEATDTTFWFRFKDDVVIYITREGNETVLNARSLSRVGVSDVGKNAARLREFFALLK
- a CDS encoding pyrimidine/purine nucleoside phosphorylase; translation: MNEFKNATIARLANVYFDGQVTSRAVTLPDGEQKTLGIMLPGEYRFNTASKELMEIQCGEVEVRLDGQEQWQTYGDETSFEVPASSAFDIRVKSVTDYCCSYLD
- a CDS encoding DUF3365 domain-containing protein, with protein sequence MRKSQQQLAKPATICSLILISLTACTPSPAVDQQALAAEAGAISQRFVGTLLPTLQQALQNGGPAAAIEVCSVQAPAIASALSEETGWQVGRVSLKARNRSLATPDSWESARLEEFDQRQRDGEAGPDINTAAIVAGEFRYLQAQPVMPLCLNCHGSDLSPEVRNALQVHYPDDLATGYSSGEIRGAISLRKSLE
- a CDS encoding peroxidase-related enzyme (This protein belongs to a clade of uncharacterized proteins related to peroxidases such as the alkylhydroperoxidase AhpD.), yielding MAPSSPPISRFPIPDLQTLDSDIRDRILAVQEKSGFVPNVFLALAHRPDEFRAFFAYHDALMEKESGLSKGEREMIVVTTSGLNQCIYCVVAHGAILRIREKNTQLADQLATNYRKADITSRQKAMLDFAVKVSRNAYEVSDADYETLHHHGFSDEDIWDIGAIAAFFALSNRMANLTSMRPNDEFYLLGRQQQASSS
- a CDS encoding alpha/beta hydrolase — protein: MKPLVIIHGWSDEAESFRPLADAIEQSTDRSVENLYLGNYVSLDDDVQMADLVQGLARAWKQQRLPEESRGADVIIHSTGGLIVRDWLDSEYAIRSLKPPVNNLIMLAPANIGSPLAHKGRAFYGRVFKGFKSKKRFNTGTHILKALEMASPYSWRLAERDRFTNNLFSATGVRTTVIVGNTGYKGIKSIANEPGSDGTVYVSTANLNCARVDIHFPSGDRKPKVKAIKDSKGKTAFLVVDDCTHSTVAYKDDNATARKSVLNAIVEALGITNAEDFDRWVDACTSNTNKVMKKYAEESRDYKHGFQNTVFHVHDDQGFEVQDYVLEFYHDTDAGDKDELAEDFNKKAIRKVHAYGDNAAFRSFLINTDRLNEVLNKHNKNLCISLSAMPDLGDDNNLVGYRTFGDQDIGEMVLTPAQVREFFQPNRTLFVDITLTREQKDELFWIRNRADLE
- a CDS encoding DoxX family protein, translated to MGNLQQPFENLMSAAGRVLLGIYFILPGINKITDFSGNSQYMADHGMVLIPFFLVLTIILQVGGGLAMVAGFQTRLIAFLLAGLTLVISIVMHDFWTMEPGLQTSHETQNFVKNMAIMAGLLVAAGLGGGHWSLDARLKSGEQ